The region ttaacaacaaagattcattttcttctattaaacttcaaaaccctaacaTTTTCATCAATGTCAAATCTCaaactatttaatatttttgcaaactCGTCCCCTAGTTAGCTAGGTTAAGTTACAACgatcctaaaaacataaaaatcatcaaaaacgagcttaaaaatcacttacatgcaagggtttaagttgctaaaattttgagCTCTCCAATGGCTATTTTCTTGGTGAAAAATTGGTGGAAGATGAAGAAAGAATGAAgcattttttcttttgttttatttaatttactattaattacctaattaccattttacctttacctaactttaaaaatacacaattaccaagccatgcacatccactaactcatttaatggtctaattaccataaaagtatctccactttaaagttctatagctatttaacacctttagctaatagaacacaactttcacactttacgcgatttagtccttttttacaaATTGAGCATAccaacgataaaatttcttaacaaaattttaatacaataatactatcatgctgtagaatacaaaataatattaaaataaattttatgacctcagatttgtggtcccgaaactactgctTCGATTTTACTAAAAACGAGGCGTTACAGTATTGCTGCATGAAACTTAGTTCATATTTTTAGTACAAATCTCcggtgaggaaaatctcgaacacacgaatgGAACtcgaatagaaaaagagaaaataggacaaggctccaaggtgtatatcaagccactatctttaaggttatattcgcccccacctatcttcggtgtgcaaatgagttccaagcaaattaacctcaaggatacaatgaagccaatgactattttcGTTTTGCATTGACGAGAATAGTCTACTAAGCACTAAGCAATGTATagcaagaaactcaatttctacaaagaatTTCTGCAGTAactctttatagaacaatctaataatattagaaaatgaggaatgatagaaagaacttttagaacttggtgtgatttccaaatgaaatctcattcctatttataggaattctCATGTcacttcatagagacatctttcaataagtgtttttatgaataaataaataataattatttatttaattttataactattcaaataatattgtctgaatagttataattctttttcaaaagtcaaataatataacttttgaccaattgaccaaaagatttatcttttgattaattacacctattcatttatagttattagaatactataaatatttgaaaatgttccaacacaTATCTATGGGATCTCACTTCTTTTTAGCAGCCTCTCCAGCCATGGTCTGCAATGTGGGCAAAGTCACAAGTAATagacaaaataaatttaaaaaaaaaacagaaaaaaaaaacaccccAATTACCTTCTTTACACCTCTGACTTTTTTAACCCTGTTTTTCCTTTCCTTCATTCGCTTTCTAGACTTTTCAACCTTGGTATCAAGTCCATTCTATCATCggaagaaaaaaatttcaaaatcaatgCACAAACTGCTTATGTGCATTAGCACATGCACTCAACTTATGCGACGAAGGGCGTTGGCCATGGAGGCATCGGTGCTGTGGAAGAGTAGTCATCTTTGAGTTCCCGGATTTTGACCCTTGGGAATCACTGGTATGAAGCTCCttccattttctctttttctcctctttttcttttcttcttcttcttcttcttatccATTTCTTCTCcgttcttctttttctcttccttCTTTTACTGCCCAGGGCTCTTAAATAAGCTTAAGGTTAAAAAAGACTGTTTAAATGACAACTAGCCCACCGTTAAACGCCATGTCACTTTTTCATTAGGTCTGTAACGGAAAATGGTTAAAATggactattttgttattttttcaaagttgagtgactaaaatgaaacttaggtgactgttttgtcaaCTACCCTAAAGTTAAGTGACTGTTGgtataatttacctttttttttttcttaatctatatataGTTCCAAGACTGACATAACTTTTATGCTTGgaaattcaaatttgaaaatggagGGCTAGGATTAGTTTCAAGTTGTTACATCTATCACCAAATCAAAAGAATGATACAACAAAAGCAAGCATAAGTTGTATGGTTCAGTTTCAGACAGATTCAATACTCCCCTACttcaatattgtataaaaaaaatataaaattttgggtGAATAAATTGCACCAATTAAGATTCCATAATAGTAAAATTGTTAAATAGCCTATTACATTGAAATATAGTGTTGAGATGCATTATATACAGCCTAAAGGGACTCGAGTTGCCATAGAACATTAGAAGTACAGGTTGCTATTCActttttctttatctattttgACCCATCTGAAGCTCGAAGGTGGACAAACAAAATATTATTGTAGCCCTTGGAAATCCTGATCTTGTCATCATTATATCTGCAAATGCATATTTAGTAaaggtaattaattaattacgcTACCAACTAGACATCCAACCAAGTAGCATATGTTATTGGAGTCATCTTACAGAAGCTCCATATTGATCTTGGTCTCCATTTCCAAAGGGTACCCAAATGGACCACCAATCAGGGCTGCATCGTCCATTGTAACATCATATGTTTTTGTGCCTGATTTGCTGCATCAAGCAATTTGTGTGATCAAGTTTTAGACTAATTAATTAAACGGTAATTCATTTCTATGTTACTCGAACTCAAACTAGTAGTGCGTGTCAGATACATGTATGTGTGCTACATGGATATGTTCAGTTATTTCCCAagtttttttcatgtatttataGGGTTCTTGAAGTGGCCGTATCCGCGTACCATTAAAGTAAAAAATCTAAGTAAAACATTTCGATGAGAAAAagacaaataaataaaacattgaTTTTCGATGAAGGGGGAACTGCAGAACTTATAGTTCACAGAAGAAAGCAACAAAAagacaaataaataaaacatttgaaacataTTTTACATCTAAATATCCAAGTCACATTAGCTTTGCATTGTCGTTGTCTTCGGCTTTTGAGTAAGATAGGTTGAATAATGCCTCAATGGCATATAACTGGGTGCTAAAATAGggaattttgaaaaataagaaaCTTCTGGCATAAATTGAAGAGTCTCTTAATGCAGTGTCAATTCAACATTTGAGAGTACAAAGATAAGAATAGATGAGCTCAATATTGGCGGGCGATATCTATTAGTTGATCAATAATGGTTACCATACACGTCAAACATACCTGATGTCTCTATATGTATGGTAGCCTATCCACTTAAGTAGGGTTTTCGAAATGAAGTTTGGACTTGGCTAGACTTCTTTCtactttaattttctttaattttttctaCATTTGGGTGTAGCAGAGTTTCTGAAGCTGGCTATCATATCGAATGAGATCTATATTATATTAGATGTTTATATTCCAAGGTCTTTTGCCAAAACCTTTTACtagtttcatgttttaaatttttttgttagatCTTATATTATACATTCCTATTTGGCAATTTGCATAGCTAGGAAATATATATTCATGACCTACCTACAATTACGACAGGGCCATGTATGTCCTGGGAGACATCAGTCTTCATTATTTATCTTTGGCTAAACTAGTGAAGTAGAATGAAGTACAACTAACCTGAATTTGGGAGCTAACTTTTATCATTTTGAATTtggaccaaaaaagaaaaaaaaaaattatcctttCAACACTAAAGTAAAGTGAGAGACTTACACAAACTTGCCAATCATGGAGAATCTAATCCCAGGTAAGATGTTCACTAGAAACTTCATTTGTTCATTCTTGACAATCTAAAGCAGTTGCAATAAAAGAGAGAGCAACTGAATTACTCTAATGAGGCAATTCCATAAAAGAGAGAACTACCAGCAATCAAGGCATCATCACAAAGCCAAAGTTATTAACATTTATACGTCACTTACCTGACTGCCCATAAGACCATTGCCGGCATTTTCTAGCCAACTATCTGTTTCTATCTGCAACAATATAGTCAGGGCTAAGGTGAGCAAAGAACGAACAAGAAGCAATTATCCAAAGAAAGAACATGACTACCTTTATTTAATTCTAGATGAAGCACGCATACTATGGTGGGAGTGAACATATGAggcaaaagggaaagaaaaaacaCTACTCATTATTTTAGGCTCTTCCAACAAATTTATGGCTTAGATGCCGGAGGCGTTATAAATAAACCTGTGAGCTCCATATCATCTGCCATTCTCCCTCTAAGAGTACTGGTTCATCTTTAGCCCCACTCTTGCTTAAGGAGATAAACTCATCAATTGCCTGAAAAGGTAGAGGCATGTAACAATTAGCAGAGGAAGGTTACACAACATGATAGTACGAGCTCTCTCCAACATTATTGGAAaatcctaaaattattattttacctctTCAACTCCTGTTCCCGTGGAAATAGCTGCTAACAACTTTTGCCTAGGATCAGTCCTCTTTTGAAGCACAAATGTAGTGCCCTGCACTACAGAGACATTGCTGGACTTCCTTAGTAAAAACTTTATCCATAACACTcacttagaaaaagaaaagatgaaggtaAATAAATGTCGTCACCTTATTTCCTCTTGAAATACGGAGATTTCCAGAATGAGACAGATATGTAGTGTCTAACCAGCCCTTGGCTTCATCTCCAAGAAGTCTAAATGGGACTGGATATGGTACCTTAAATGGTAAGAATTTAAATGAAAAGGCAGCTGTGTCAAACTGGAAGAGGATCCGTTTTCCATCTTTTATTGATGCTGCCgcctataaaaggaaaataaaatgaaaagttaatCCATGAGAAAAGCTGAGGTCTGCCCAATCGAAACTTAATGTCTGCAATATTGCAGACAAGAACACAAGAAATAAAGTACCTTATGGCATTTTTATGGACAAATTGTTTTCAAGCAGCTCAAAAAGAAAGCAACTGAAGTTGCTTTCTCCTTTGATAAATTGTGATTCAGAATCCATAATCTCCTAGAAGAGGCATGTAGTTACCAAATGCTGATTCCAGTATCTGTTATATGAAATGTTATAGAACcagtttgatttcttttttttttcactgtCATTTAACCTATTTTTAAGGACACGGATTATATCTAAAGAGTACGGGATACGAGTGAGTCTCATCCACCTTATAATATCTATGTTAAATAACGCTGGGGTGAGTGTCTGGTCCAAGTATTTGTCCGAAACGGATATACTTAACTTTTTCAAAGTtatctttttcatatatttggaggatAATGCACTCATATCCATGTTTGAATGTGTTAGATGTGAGTACTAGGAAAAATGAAGAGTCTCTGTAACTTAGTATACTAACGAAGTTTGACTTAAGAGGGGGACGTGGCTATAtgcagggatttaaattgcggtcgcggtcgcgttttcggtcgcATTGCGCTTATCGCGGTTGCGGACATAACGGATGCTATTGCGGTCATTGcaggtatcgcggtcgtgaattttacattacttattgtgtattgcgggtatagcgggtttcggcagtagcggtttcggacggtgccgttaccgctatataacggccgctatttcggtaacggaccgctatttaaatccctggcTATATGGTTATATATGCATCTAAGTTTACATGCACCGAACCCTACTCAAGTGACCTTGGTACACATCTAACTACGAGAATATTAATGGCATTCCCCTTG is a window of Gossypium hirsutum isolate 1008001.06 chromosome D08, Gossypium_hirsutum_v2.1, whole genome shotgun sequence DNA encoding:
- the LOC107914340 gene encoding probable plastid-lipid-associated protein 12, chloroplastic isoform X1 yields the protein MALIENLNLWPPSNLQRNLALNSPPKLFNFKPSATHSIRKTLHTCRCSLVNEQQQQQASFTDQEKQLIDALIGIQGRGKSASPQQLNDVERAVQVLEGQDGEGDPTSSDLIEGRWQLMFTTRPGTASPIQRTFVGVDFFSVFQEVYLRTNDPRVSNIVKFSDWIGELKVEAAASIKDGKRILFQFDTAAFSFKFLPFKVPYPVPFRLLGDEAKGWLDTTYLSHSGNLRISRGNKGTTFVLQKRTDPRQKLLAAISTGTGVEEAIDEFISLSKSGAKDEPVLLEGEWQMIWSSQIETDSWLENAGNGLMGSQIVKNEQMKFLVNILPGIRFSMIGKFVKSGTKTYDVTMDDAALIGGPFGYPLEMETKINMELLYNDDKIRISKGYNNILFVHLRASDGSK
- the LOC107914340 gene encoding probable plastid-lipid-associated protein 12, chloroplastic isoform X2; its protein translation is MALIENLNLWPPSNLQRNLALNSPPKLFNFKPSATHSIRKTLHTCRCSLVNEQQQQQASFTDQEKQLIDALIGIQGRGKSASPQQLNDVERAVQVLEGQDGEGDPTSSDLIEGRWQLMFTTRPGTASPIQAAASIKDGKRILFQFDTAAFSFKFLPFKVPYPVPFRLLGDEAKGWLDTTYLSHSGNLRISRGNKGTTFVLQKRTDPRQKLLAAISTGTGVEEAIDEFISLSKSGAKDEPVLLEGEWQMIWSSQIETDSWLENAGNGLMGSQIVKNEQMKFLVNILPGIRFSMIGKFVKSGTKTYDVTMDDAALIGGPFGYPLEMETKINMELLYNDDKIRISKGYNNILFVHLRASDGSK